In Musa acuminata AAA Group cultivar baxijiao chromosome BXJ2-3, Cavendish_Baxijiao_AAA, whole genome shotgun sequence, the following proteins share a genomic window:
- the LOC135607394 gene encoding 3-ketoacyl-CoA thiolase 2, peroxisomal-like, with product MEKAIDRQRVLLRHLRPSPSSSPNGSHLISASVCAAGDSAAYQRNSCFGDDVVVVAAYRTAICKSKRGGFKDTYPEELLTAVLKALLDKTNLNPNEVGDIVVGTVLAPGAQRATECRMAAFYAGFPETVPVRTVNRQCSSGLQAVADVAAAIKSGFYDIGIGAGLESMTTNSMSWDGSINPKVNAFQQAQNCLLPMGITSENVAHRYGVTRQEQDQAAVNSHRKAAAATAAGKFKEEIIPVTTKIVDPKTGEEKQVTISVDDGIRPETSISSLAKLKPVFKKDGSTTAGNSSQVSDGAGAVLLMRRDVAMQNGFPILGVFRSFAAVGVDPAVMGVGPAVAIPAAVKSAGLQIEDIDLFEINEAFASQFVYCCKKLELDATKVNVNGGAIALGHPLGATGARSVSTLLNEMKRRGKDCRFGVISMCIGTGMGAAAVFERGDATDGLTNARRMQSHNLLSKDAIS from the exons ATGGAGAAGGCGATCGATCGGCAGCGGGTCCTCCTTCGACACCTCCGACCCTCCCCTTCTTCGTCCCCGAATGGTTCGCATTTGATCTCG GCTTCTGTTTGTGCCGCTGGGGACAGTGCGGCTTATCAGAGGAATTCCTGCTTCGGCGATGACGTCGTGGTTGTCGC TGCTTATCGAACTGCGATTTGCAAGTCCAAGAGAGGGGGTTTCAAGGATACATATCCTGAGGAGCTGCTTACTGCTGTGCTGAAG GCATTGTTGGATAAGACGAACCTAAACCCAAATGAAGTGGGTGATATTGTGGTCGGTACTGTGTTGGCACCAGGCGCCCAAAGAGCAACTGAATGCAGGATGGCAGCATTCTATGCTGGTTTTCCTG AAACTGTTCCAGTCAGAACTGTCAACAGGCAGTGCTCGTCAGGCCTTCAGGCAGTTGCTGATGTTGCTGCTGCTATTAAATCTGGATTCTATGATATCG GAATTGGTGCTGGGTTAGAATCTATGACCACAAATTCAATGTCGTGGGACGGTTCAATAAATCCAAAA GTAAATGCATTTCAGCAAGCCCAAAATTGTCTACTTCCCATGGGAATTACCTCTGAGAATGTTGCACATCGCTATGGTGTGACTAGACAAGAGCAAGACCAGGCTGCT GTTAATTCTCATAGGAAGGCAGCTGCAGCAACTGCTGCCGGTAAATTTAAAGAAGAAATCATACCAGTTACCACAAAG ATTGTGGACCCAAAAACTGGTGAGGAAAAGCAGGTGACCATATCCGTGGATGATGGAATCCGGCCAGAAACTTCCATCTCTAGTTTGGCAAAGCTAAAACCAGTATTTAAGAAGGATGGAAGTACAACTGCTG GCAATTCTAGTCAGGTAAGTGATGGTGCTGGAGCAGTCCTCTTGATGAGGAGAGACGTAGCAATGCAAAATGGATTTCCTATCCTTGGTGTATTCAG GAGTTTTGCTGCGGTTGGCGTTGACCCTGCTGTCATGGGTGTCGGTCCGGCTGTAGCAATTCCAGCTGCAGTAAAATCTGCTGGTCTTCAGATTGAAGACATCGATCTGTTTGAAATTAATGAG GCTTTTGCCTCTCAATTTGTATATTGCTGCAAGAAGCTGGAGCTGGATGCGACAAAAGTAAATGTTAATGGAGGTGCTATCGCTCTTGGTCACCCCTTGGGTGCAACAG GTGCTCGCAGTGTGAGCACTCTCCTAAATGAAATGAAACGAAGGGGCAAAGATTGCCGATTTGGGGTCATCTCGATGTGCATAG GCACAGGGATGGGTGCTGCCGCCGTCTTCGAAAGAGGAGACGCAACCGATGGACTCACCAATGCACGGAGAATGCAGTCTCACAACCTGTTATCGAAGGATGCCAT ATCGTAA
- the LOC135607393 gene encoding putative 4-coumarate--CoA ligase-like 8: protein MDSISGESGYCSTTGIYRSPLVPPPPLHLPCVSLPHFLLLSTPAPPTKPAFVDAVSGDSLSYAELHSLTAAAASALSSAGLRRGDLALLVSPNSIHYPVLALAVLSLGAVLSTANPLLTHLELQTQVRDSEPVLIIAAIELVTKLDGILPGRPLIPIEPFLASLPREVDPPLPDVDVGPGHPATVMYSSGTTGKSKGVVSTHGNLTATASLLRHVWGGEARRDDVYACVVPLSHMFGFSVLVCGTLASGATTVVLRRYAVGELLTAVEQHRVTRLPAVPPVVVQMARSCRAGLAGGRGLRSLKEVICSGAPIAREQLERFVECFPGTTLSQCYGLTETSGPITVCDGVRGRFHVSIGRLIPTMEARIADVRTGKALPPYRHGELCVRGPLVMQGYMKNEEATSLAIDREGWLHTGDLCYIDMRGLVYVVDRIKELIKYKAYQVSPAELEEVLSTHPDVLDVAVTSYPDEEAGEIPVACVVRKPGSNVEEDDIFAFMDNKVAPYKKIRKVAFVEFIPRSPSGKILRRHLKAAADRRQRRDISARL from the exons ATGGACTCCATTTCAGGTGAGAGCGGCTACTGCTCTACCACCGGCATCTATCGCAGTCCTTTGgttccccctcctcctcttcatctCCCATGCGTTTCCCTCCcccacttcctcctcctctccaccccGGCTCCCCCCACCAAGCCGGCCTTCGTCGACGCCGTCTCCGGCGACTCCCTCTCCTACGCCGAGCTCCACTCactcaccgccgccgccgcctccgcactCTCCTCCGCTGGCCTACGCCGCGGGGACCTCGCCCTCCTCGTCTCCCCTAACTCCATCCACTACCCCGTCCTCGCCCTCGCCGTCCTCTCCCTCGGCGCCGTCCTCTCCACCGCCAACCCCCTCCTCACCCACTTAGAGCTCCAGACGCAGGTCCGCGACTCCGAGCCCGTCCTCATCATCGCCGCCATCGAGCTCGTCACCAAGCTCGACGGCATCCTCCCCGGTCGCCCCCTGATCCCGATCGAGCCCTTCCTCGCCTCCCTGCCCCGCGAAGTTGACCCGCCCTTGCCCGACGTGGACGTGGGCCCCGGCCACCCGGCGACGGTGATGTACTCGTCAGGGACGACGGGGAAGAGCAAGGGGGTGGTGAGCACCCACGGGAACCTGACTGCCACGGCGAGCCTGCTGCGGCACGTGTGGGGGGGCGAAGCGCGGCGCGATGATGTGTACGCGTGCGTGGTGCCGCTGTCGCACATGTTCGGGTTCTCGGTGCTGGTGTGCGGGACGCTGGCGTCGGGGGCCACCACGGTGGTGCTCCGGCGGTACGCGGTGGGGGAGCTGCTGACGGCGGTGGAGCAACACCGAGTGACGCGGCTCCCCGCGGTGCCCCCTGTGGTGGTGCAGATGGCGCGGTCGTGCCGCGCGGGTTTGGCCGGCGGACGTGGTCTGCGGTCGCTGAAGGAGGTCATCTGCTCCGGCGCGCCCATCGCCAGGGAGCAGTTGGAGCGCTTCGTCGAGTGCTTCCCCGGCACCACTCTCTCTCAG TGCTATGGATTAACCGAAACCAGTGGCCCCATAACTGTGTGTGATGGGGTCAGAGGCCGATTCCACGTCTCCATCGGAAGGTTGATCCCGACAATGGAAGCCAGGATTGCTGACGTGCGTACAGGAAAAGCTCTTCCACCGTATCGACATGGCGAACTGTGCGTCAGGGGGCCTCTCGTCATGCAAG GCTACATGAAGAACGAGGAAGCCACATCTCTTGCCATCGACCGAGAAGGGTGGCTGCACACCGGCGACTTGTGCTACATCGACATGCGTGGGTTGGTCTACGTCGTCGACAGGATCAAAGAGCTCATAAAATACAAAGCTTACCAG GTATCTCCGGCGGAGCTTGAAGAGGTTCTTTCTACGCATCCTGATGTCCTGGATGTTGCTGTCACTTC GTACCCTGATGAAGAGGCAGGGGAGATCCCTGTGGCATGTGTTGTCAGAAAGCCGGGAAGCAATGTGGAGGAAGATGATATCTTCGCTTTCATGGACAACAAG GTGGCTCCTTACAAGAAGATTAGGAAAGTGGCTTTCGTGGAGTTCATCCCAAGATCTCCGTCAGGGAAGATCCTGAGGCGGCATCTGAAGGCCGCGGCTGATCGCCGTCAGAGACGAGACATATCTGCAAGGCTATAG
- the LOC135607395 gene encoding uncharacterized protein LOC135607395 has protein sequence MRLYSWRVESVPSADRRTNTGQEMFRRRVTSLASLASGLINSTPSSRISPSRHPRSCLSFFAAASSSAEPAASTGSDTGKRGKRSFGRKLFQIGLISLTGGVFLSGLNDLAIFHGCSSKAIEKASQNQQIVESLGLPIVRGPWYDASLAVGHKRHSVSCTFPVSGPQGSGIFQLKAIRQGDETNFSFLRHHDWDILIMDALLHVPSNDEKHQTVRISLSENNSPLPSMECKECRLSESAMPEK, from the exons ATGCGTCTATATTCTTGGCGAGTCGAATCGGTTCCTTCGGCGGACCGACGCACGAACACAGGGCAAGAGATGTTCCGGCGGCGTGTGACTTCTCTGGCTTCCCTCGCTTCCGGCCTCATCAATTCCACCCCGAGTTCGAGGATCTCTCCGTCTCGCCATCCCCGTTCCTGCCT TTCCTTCTTTGCTGCTGCTTCCTCCTCCGCGGAACCGGCCGCGAGCACCGGTAGTGACACGGGTAAGAGGGGGAAGAGGTCCTTTGGGCGGAAGCTCTTCCAGATCGGCTTGATTAGCCTTACGGGAGGGGTTTTTCTCAGTGGGCTCAACGATCTCGCTATCTTCCATGGCTGTAGCAG TAAAGCCATCGAAAAGGCTAGCCAGAATCAGCAAATAGTAGAGTCTCTTGGCCTGCCAATAGTAAGGGGCCCATGGTATGATGCATCTCTTGCCGTTGGTCACAAGAGGCATTCTGTATCCTGCACATTTCCTGTTTCCGGACCACAAGGATCTGGCATATTTCAGTTGAAGGCTATTCGCCAAGGAG ATGAGACGAACTTTTCGTTTTTAAGGCATCATGACTGGGATATACTGATAATGGATGCTCTCCTTCATGTTCCCTCCAATGATGAGAAGCACCAGACCGTACGAATAAGTCTTTCCGAGAATAATTCCCCGTTGCCATCCATGGAGTGCAAGGAGTGCAGACTTTCAGAATCCGCAATGCCTGAAAAATGA
- the LOC135607397 gene encoding uncharacterized protein LOC135607397, whose translation MTDKKESTSKDADIYALQKQWDEVLCPICMDHPHNAVVLLCTSYEKGCRSYICDTSYRHSNCLDRFRNLRMNSSDNPSGSSSTIFESVDAERPRLSSSYPSETASFPGAPRTGTNLEPQDSYGTNGRISAALAEYYLGNNADGQAQDRHLASQAEANSSFDGSGGGNSPEDNSLKCPLCRGTILGWMIVKEAREYMDHKLRSCSRESCSFSGNYKELRKHARRVHPMTRPAEVDPSRQRAWRRLENQQEHSDILSAIRSAMPGAIVFGDYVVDDADSLSGDGSGPWWPTLFLLHMIGSPIGSLDEQRRSSRAWRTRRRSSTHRHLWGENLLGLQDDDDWNSDNDIQAPRRRRRLMRSRRDEEQP comes from the coding sequence ATGACAGATAAAAAAGAAAGCACCTCCAAGGATGCAGATATATATGCTTTACAAAAGCAATGGGATGAAGTTCTTTGCCCTATCTGCATGGATCATCCTCACAACGCTGTGGTTCTTTTATGCACTTCATATGAAAAAGGTTGCAGATCTTACATTTGTGATACGAGTTATAGGCATTCAAATTGCCTTGATAGATTCAGAAATTTGAGAATGAACTCTAGCGACAACCCCTCTGGTTCCAGCTCTACCATCTTTGAGAGTGTTGATGCAGAGAGACCTCGCTTGAGCTCTTCTTATCCGTCAGAAACTGCTTCCTTTCCGGGTGCACCAAGGACAGGAACAAACTTGGAACCCCAGGACAGTTACGGTACTAATGGTAGAATTTCTGCTGCTTTAGCTGAATATTATTTAGGCAACAATGCAGATGGACAAGCACAAGATAGACATTTAGCATCTCAGGCAGAAGCAAATTCTAGTTTTGATGGATCCGGTGGTGGTAATTCACCAGAGGACAACTCCTTGAAGTGCCCTCTCTGCCGGGGTACTATACTAGGTTGGATGATTGTTAAGGAAGCCAGAGAATATATGGACCATAAGCTAAGAAGCTGCTCTAGGGAATCATGCTCTTTTTCTGGCAACTATAAGGAGCTTCGTAAGCATGCCAGGAGGGTCCATCCCATGACAAGGCCAGCTGAGGTTGATCCATCAAGGCAACGTGCTTGGCGTCGACTAGAAAACCAGCAGGAGCATAGTGATATCCTCAGTGCCATCAGATCAGCGATGCCAGGTGCAATAGTCTTTGGGGATTATGTCGTTGATGATGCAGATAGCCTGTCAGGTGATGGGAGTGGGCCATGGTGGCCTACGCTCTTTCTGCTTCATATGATCGGCAGTCCGATAGGTTCACTTGATGAACAGAGGAGATCATCAAGGGCTTGGAGGACCCGTCGGCGCTCATCCACACACCGCCATCTATGGGGTGAGAACCTATTAGGCCTGCAAGATGATGATGACTGGAACTCAGACAATGACATTCAGGCACCAAGGAGGCGCAGGAGGCTAATGAGATCGAGACGAGATGAGGAGCAGCCATGA
- the LOC135607396 gene encoding probable indole-3-pyruvate monooxygenase YUCCA3: MAQMSGHREILKRRCRLVNGPLIVGAGPSGLAVGACLKELGVPFVILERSNSIASLWRNRTYDRLKLHLPKQFCQLPKLPFPDDFPEYPTRNQFIGYLESYAAHFELSPRFNETVQSAKYDDTCGMWRVRTTASGPETANRSAEVEYICQWLAVSTGENAEPVIPEMEGLRKFGGQVIHASDYRSGETYQGKQVLVVGCGNSGMEVCLDLCHHKSFPVMVVRDSVHVLPREIFRKSTFELAVFLMKWFPVKVVDKILLALSRMILGNTERYGLKRPSLGPLELKHMQGKTPVLDIGALRKIKSGDIKVVPGVKGFLHGSVELVDGRVIDVDSVILATGYCSNVPSWLQDTDLFNKDGFPKQPFPSGWKGKSGLYAVGFTRRGLSGASHDAVQVAEDISRVWKEETRQAKHIVACHRRCISQI; this comes from the exons ATGGCCCAGATGTCTGGCCATCGTGAGATCCTCAAGAGAAGGTGCAGGTTGGTGAACGGACCTCTCATCGTAGGAGCTGGTCCTTCAGGTCTGGCTGTGGGTGCGTGCCTCAAGGAGCTCGGCGTCCCCTTCGTGATCCTCGAGAGATCCAACAGCATTGCTTCCCTCTGGCGAAACCGCACCTATGATCGCTTAAAGCTCCATCTCCCCAAGCAGTTCTGCCAGCTTCCCAAGCTCCCTTTCCCTGACGACTTCCCCGAGTACCCCACCAGGAACCAGTTCATAGGCTACTTAGAGTCCTACGCTGCGCACTTCGAGCTGAGCCCACGATTCAATGAGACGGTACAGTCTGCGAAGTACGATGACACATGCGGTATGTGGCGCGTGAGGACCACCGCGTCAGGCCCTGAGACCGCGAACAGGAGCGCCGAGGTGGAGTACATTTGCCAGTGGCTGGCGGTGTCCACGGGGGAGAATGCGGAGCCTGTGATCCCGGAGATGGAAGGACTGCGGAAGTTCGGGGGGCAGGTCATACATGCGAGCGACTACAGATCCGGTGAGACGTACCAGGGGAAGCAGGTGCTCGTGGTGGGCTGCGGCAACTCCGGCATGGAAGTCTGTCTCGATCTCTGCCACCACAAATCCTTCCCTGTCATGGTTGTTCGCGACTCG GTCCATGTTTTACCGAGAGAGATTTTTCGGAAATCCACATTCGAGCTGGCTGTCTTCTTGATGAAATGGTTTCCGGTGAAGGTGGTCGATAAGATCCTGTTGGCCCTGTCCAGGATGATACTCGGGAACACCGAGAGGTATGGCCTGAAACGACCTTCTCTTGGTCCCTTGGAGCTCAAGCACATGCAGGGGAAGACCCCTGTTCTCGACATAGGTGCGCTCAGAAAGATCAAATCTGGCGACATAAAGGTAGTTCCTGGCGTAAAGGGGTTCTTGCATGGCTCTGTAGAGTTGGTCGACGGTCGGGTCATCGACGTGGATTCGGTCATTTTGGCGACTGGCTACTGCAGCAATGTTCCTTCATGGCTGCAG GACACTGACTTGTTCAACAAAGATGGGTTTCCAAAGCAGCCATTCCCTAGCGGGTGGAAAGGGAAGTCAGGGCTTTATGCTGTTGGGTTCACAAGGAGAGGGCTCTCTGGTGCATCCCATGATGCTGTGCAGGTGGCAGAGGATATCAGCAGGGTGTGGAAGGAGGAGACCAGGCAGGCAAAGCATATTGTTGCCTGCCACAGAAGATGCATCTCACAGATCTGA